One part of the Anaerofustis stercorihominis DSM 17244 genome encodes these proteins:
- the typA gene encoding translational GTPase TypA, with translation MKKENIRNIAIIAHVDHGKTTLIDAMLKQSGTFRDNEDVNERVMDSNDLERERGITILAKNTSVYYDDIKINIVDTPGHADFGGEVERSLSLVNGVILLADAFEGCMPQTRFVLKKALEQNLPVIIVINKVDRENSTPEKIADDVLELFIDLEADESYLDSKILFASAKQGWASETPQRQAEGMGVLFKAIKDEIPCPVGDEEGDFQFLVSNIEYDEYTGRLAIGKIERGSVSTNESVTIARKEGEISKGKISQLYTYEGLNKVPCKSASAGEIICIAGIADINIGETIGSAEGVEAMPFVEIDKPVLSMNFSVNTSPLAGMDGKYVTSRHLRNRLFRELLSNISLEVKPTDSADTFKVSGRGELHLSILIENMRREGYEFMVSKPTVITKVIDGVKCEPFERLVIDVHDDHTGTVIESCANRKGELLNMNKSSDSYTRLEFMIPSRGLIGYRSELMTATKGTAVINSNFEKYMPYKGDFEGRSRGSLIASEPGESITYGLYNAQERGSLFIGPNTTVYEGMVVGENARPDDMTVNVCKRKQVTNMRASGSDETLRLTPHRQLSLEQYLEFINDDELLEVTPNHLRVRKEYLNKQDRIKAENRKKQQGK, from the coding sequence ATGAAAAAAGAGAATATTAGAAATATTGCTATTATTGCCCATGTAGACCATGGTAAAACGACGCTTATAGATGCAATGCTTAAACAAAGCGGTACATTCAGAGATAACGAAGATGTAAACGAAAGAGTCATGGACTCCAACGATTTGGAAAGAGAAAGAGGGATTACGATCCTTGCAAAAAACACATCTGTATACTACGACGATATCAAAATTAATATCGTAGATACTCCGGGACATGCCGATTTCGGCGGGGAAGTGGAAAGAAGTTTATCCCTTGTAAACGGGGTAATCCTCCTTGCGGATGCATTCGAAGGATGTATGCCTCAGACGAGATTTGTTTTAAAGAAAGCTTTGGAACAAAACCTGCCTGTTATCATCGTTATAAACAAAGTCGACAGAGAAAATTCCACTCCGGAAAAAATCGCTGACGACGTACTTGAACTTTTCATAGACCTTGAAGCGGATGAAAGCTATCTTGATTCAAAAATACTTTTTGCTTCCGCTAAACAAGGCTGGGCAAGCGAAACTCCTCAGAGACAAGCAGAGGGTATGGGAGTACTTTTTAAGGCTATCAAAGATGAAATACCTTGTCCTGTGGGAGATGAAGAAGGGGATTTTCAGTTCCTTGTATCAAATATCGAATACGACGAATACACAGGAAGACTTGCTATCGGTAAGATAGAAAGAGGAAGTGTATCGACAAACGAAAGCGTGACAATAGCGAGAAAAGAGGGGGAAATATCAAAGGGTAAGATTTCTCAGCTTTATACTTACGAAGGACTTAACAAAGTACCTTGCAAGAGTGCAAGTGCGGGCGAAATTATTTGTATCGCGGGTATTGCAGATATAAATATAGGTGAAACCATAGGTTCCGCAGAGGGCGTGGAAGCAATGCCTTTCGTTGAAATCGACAAACCCGTACTTTCCATGAATTTTTCCGTAAACACTTCTCCTTTGGCTGGAATGGACGGAAAATACGTAACAAGCAGACATCTCAGAAACAGACTGTTCAGAGAGCTTTTATCCAATATTTCTCTTGAAGTAAAACCTACGGATAGTGCGGATACTTTCAAAGTATCGGGTAGAGGGGAACTTCATTTATCTATACTGATAGAAAACATGCGTAGAGAAGGATATGAATTCATGGTTTCAAAACCGACCGTAATCACAAAGGTTATCGACGGAGTTAAGTGTGAACCTTTCGAAAGGCTTGTTATCGACGTACATGACGACCATACTGGAACGGTAATCGAAAGCTGTGCCAACAGAAAAGGTGAGCTTTTGAATATGAACAAATCAAGCGACAGCTATACAAGACTTGAGTTCATGATACCGTCCCGCGGACTTATAGGATACAGAAGTGAACTTATGACTGCGACAAAGGGAACTGCGGTAATAAATTCAAACTTTGAAAAATATATGCCATACAAAGGCGACTTCGAAGGAAGGAGCAGAGGTTCTCTTATAGCAAGCGAACCGGGAGAAAGCATTACTTACGGACTTTACAACGCTCAGGAAAGAGGTTCTTTATTCATAGGACCAAACACTACGGTTTACGAAGGAATGGTAGTCGGAGAAAATGCAAGACCCGACGATATGACGGTAAACGTATGTAAGCGTAAGCAGGTAACGAATATGCGTGCTTCCGGAAGCGACGAAACTTTAAGACTTACTCCTCACAGACAGCTTAGTTTGGAACAGTACCTCGAATTCATAAATGACGACGAACTGTTGGAAGTAACACCAAATCATTTAAGAGTAAGAAAAGAATACTTGAATAAACAAGACAGGATAAAAGCGGAAAACAGAAAAAAACAACAAGGTAAATAA
- a CDS encoding rubredoxin, whose protein sequence is MAKYECTLCGYIYDEELGDPDNNIPPNTKWEDVPDTYVCPVCFVKKDAFEKLED, encoded by the coding sequence ATGGCTAAATACGAATGTACATTATGTGGATATATTTATGACGAAGAACTCGGAGATCCGGATAACAATATCCCGCCAAATACAAAGTGGGAAGATGTTCCCGATACTTATGTCTGCCCAGTGTGTTTTGTTAAAAAAGACGCATTTGAAAAACTTGAAGACTAA
- a CDS encoding delta-lactam-biosynthetic de-N-acetylase translates to MIDLNRKKLISILFGIIAVIIIAVICFGFIHKISAGIDKTEWGLGNYGDGKQPVGNADKETLSKYDAYYVGNENEKNIYLTFDAGYENGYTEKILDTLKEQKVPATFFLVGNYLEKNPELVKRMIKEGHIVANHTYSHKDLRYVSDEEFKKQVNDFADLYKKTTGQEIKKYLRPPEGTFNEHSLAMAKSMGYKTIFWSLAYNDWNNNQQKSYSEVFDKVLPKLHNGCILLLHSTSKTNGEVLGDLLSKIKEEGYTFKSLDELAK, encoded by the coding sequence ATGATTGATCTTAACAGAAAAAAACTTATATCTATTTTATTTGGAATTATTGCGGTGATTATAATCGCGGTCATATGTTTTGGTTTTATTCACAAAATAAGTGCGGGGATAGACAAGACCGAATGGGGACTCGGAAACTACGGGGACGGGAAACAGCCTGTCGGGAACGCGGATAAAGAAACGCTCTCTAAATATGATGCTTATTATGTAGGCAATGAAAATGAAAAAAATATTTATCTTACTTTTGACGCAGGATACGAAAACGGATATACCGAAAAAATCCTTGATACATTAAAAGAACAAAAGGTGCCGGCAACATTCTTTTTAGTAGGAAACTACCTTGAAAAAAATCCGGAACTCGTTAAAAGAATGATTAAAGAAGGACATATAGTAGCAAATCATACATATTCTCATAAAGATTTAAGATATGTCAGCGACGAAGAATTTAAAAAGCAGGTCAATGATTTTGCGGATCTATACAAAAAAACCACAGGACAGGAAATCAAAAAATATTTAAGACCGCCTGAAGGAACTTTTAACGAACATTCTTTGGCTATGGCAAAAAGCATGGGTTATAAAACGATTTTCTGGTCACTTGCTTATAACGACTGGAACAATAATCAGCAGAAAAGTTACAGCGAAGTGTTCGACAAAGTGCTTCCCAAACTTCATAACGGATGCATACTACTTCTTCATTCAACTTCAAAAACCAACGGCGAAGTACTGGGAGATTTGCTTTCAAAAATCAAAGAGGAAGGATATACTTTTAAAAGTTTAGACGAACTTGCAAAATAG
- a CDS encoding DUF1540 domain-containing protein, with amino-acid sequence MKNTAIQCDVKSCEYNCQDCNYCSLESIKVGTHEAHPTQCACTDCKSFKLKENCCK; translated from the coding sequence ATGAAAAATACTGCTATTCAATGTGATGTTAAAAGCTGTGAATACAATTGTCAGGATTGTAACTACTGTTCATTGGAATCAATCAAGGTAGGAACTCACGAAGCTCATCCTACACAATGTGCTTGTACTGACTGTAAATCTTTTAAATTAAAAGAAAACTGTTGTAAATAA
- the ftsZ gene encoding cell division protein FtsZ gives MPYEMEDIHMGNFADIRVIGVGGGGNNAVNRMIEGGLQGVRFVAVNTDAQALSESLSENKVQIGDRTTGGLGAGANPQVGQESAEESSDELKKIVEGADLLFITAGMGGGTGTGASHVIAKIAKELGVLTIAVVTRPFGFEGKVRASNSDLGIRLLREHVDALVVIPNEKLLGIADKNTTFKDALKLADDVLSQGVRGICDLIGITGIVNLDFSDVKTIMKDAGMAHMGVGYGTGEDKAVEAVQEAVKSPLLETSIKGATGVIINITGGEDLSLFEINKAAEIAREEADPDANVIFGAAIDPSLEDSVKITIIATGFNMKNKNGQLVELAEEEIKKEIEPQEQEVKKEKKNDWGDIPDFLKDSLSRRDRDDY, from the coding sequence ATGCCATACGAAATGGAAGATATACATATGGGTAATTTTGCGGATATAAGAGTAATCGGCGTTGGCGGCGGTGGCAACAATGCTGTTAATAGAATGATAGAAGGCGGACTTCAGGGAGTTAGGTTCGTAGCGGTAAATACCGATGCACAGGCTTTGAGTGAATCTTTAAGCGAAAACAAAGTGCAGATAGGAGACAGGACTACAGGCGGTCTCGGTGCAGGTGCAAATCCACAAGTCGGACAAGAATCTGCGGAAGAAAGCAGTGATGAACTTAAAAAAATCGTAGAAGGTGCAGACCTTTTATTTATTACCGCAGGAATGGGCGGGGGAACAGGTACGGGTGCGAGCCACGTTATCGCTAAGATAGCAAAAGAACTCGGTGTACTTACAATTGCCGTTGTAACAAGACCATTCGGTTTCGAAGGTAAAGTAAGAGCCTCCAATTCAGATCTTGGTATAAGACTTCTAAGAGAGCATGTAGATGCATTAGTAGTTATCCCAAATGAAAAATTACTGGGAATAGCAGATAAGAATACGACATTCAAAGATGCGTTAAAATTAGCCGATGATGTATTATCACAAGGTGTCAGAGGTATCTGCGACCTTATCGGTATCACGGGTATCGTAAACTTAGACTTCTCTGACGTTAAGACTATCATGAAAGATGCCGGAATGGCACACATGGGTGTCGGATACGGTACGGGCGAAGATAAAGCCGTTGAAGCCGTACAGGAAGCAGTTAAATCTCCGCTTCTTGAAACAAGTATCAAAGGTGCTACCGGGGTTATCATCAACATTACCGGCGGGGAAGATCTATCATTATTTGAAATCAATAAGGCTGCGGAAATAGCAAGAGAAGAAGCAGACCCTGATGCAAATGTTATCTTCGGTGCCGCAATAGACCCAAGCCTTGAAGACAGCGTTAAGATAACTATCATCGCTACAGGCTTTAACATGAAGAATAAAAATGGACAACTTGTTGAACTTGCGGAAGAAGAAATAAAGAAAGAAATCGAACCTCAGGAACAGGAAGTTAAGAAAGAAAAGAAGAATGACTGGGGAGATATCCCTGATTTCTTAAAGGATTCTTTATCAAGAAGAGACAGAGACGATTATTAA
- a CDS encoding cell division protein FtsQ/DivIB, translated as MGKSYYEAHTYRPRKKRRKKRRRFFNPKSLLIIFIFIIIIVGALFVTSSDIFNIENVEVENNQISNKQEIIARSGIIEGENIYSFSAGKAEDEIERITIVKKAKIHRKFPSTVVIEIEERSPYFILQEEKTFYDVDDEGKVISSSDTLTRYDVPIVTGIKIKDLEEGKKLFDLNDVQVQTLKQVLEFLKENEMLKKVSQFYADGSGKYNLYFENGSVLQFSNFSAFSYHKSFVLYFIKNMDMKQKVELIQGVNPIYSKI; from the coding sequence ATGGGTAAGAGTTATTATGAAGCACATACATACAGACCTAGAAAAAAGAGGAGAAAAAAAAGACGCAGATTTTTCAATCCGAAATCGCTTCTTATTATTTTCATATTCATAATCATAATCGTAGGTGCTTTATTTGTAACTTCTTCCGATATTTTTAATATCGAAAACGTAGAAGTTGAAAACAATCAAATATCCAATAAACAGGAGATCATCGCAAGAAGCGGTATAATAGAAGGGGAGAATATTTATTCTTTCAGTGCGGGAAAAGCCGAAGATGAAATAGAGAGGATAACTATAGTAAAAAAAGCTAAGATACATAGAAAATTCCCCTCAACGGTCGTAATAGAAATAGAAGAAAGATCTCCTTATTTCATACTTCAGGAAGAAAAGACTTTTTATGATGTAGACGATGAGGGCAAGGTCATATCCTCATCCGATACACTGACCAGGTATGATGTTCCCATAGTTACGGGGATAAAGATAAAAGACCTTGAAGAAGGTAAAAAATTATTTGATTTGAATGATGTACAAGTTCAGACTTTAAAACAAGTTTTAGAATTTTTGAAAGAAAATGAAATGCTTAAGAAAGTTTCACAGTTTTATGCTGACGGTTCGGGAAAATATAATCTATACTTTGAAAACGGAAGTGTCCTTCAGTTTTCAAACTTTTCCGCTTTTTCGTACCATAAAAGCTTTGTCCTCTATTTCATAAAGAACATGGATATGAAGCAGAAGGTAGAATTGATACAGGGAGTTAACCCAATATATAGTAAGATATAG
- the murA gene encoding UDP-N-acetylglucosamine 1-carboxyvinyltransferase has protein sequence MDSFVIEGGRKLDGDINLQGCKNAALPILAASILSKSESIIHNVPGIEDVGIMIKLLKDLGCKVIKEGNTISVNSEDLNKTSLNEGLLRKMRSSIMLMGAVLSLNKECSFSMPGGCDIGLRPIDMHIKALKELGCEMSEENGIITLKGEHLKGKNIQLDFPSVGVTENIMLASVLAEGVTSIGNPAKEPEIIDLQNFLNSMGARVYGAGTNTVYIEGVKELHSCEYTVMSDRIACGTFMCLANMTGSSIYLKDAKVDTMKAVYYKLMESGARFKIYSDGILIKGADKIKAIDSLITLPYPGFPTDMQSQFGAMLSLAEGVSIINETIFENRFKYTCELTRMGANMNVNGTTLVINGVDKLSGANMYAEDLRGGASLVIAALAAEGKSNIYDIYHIDRGYENLEKTLRGLGAKIDRNQ, from the coding sequence ATGGACAGTTTCGTTATTGAAGGCGGCAGAAAATTAGACGGCGATATAAACTTGCAGGGCTGTAAAAATGCGGCTTTACCGATTTTGGCAGCATCTATATTAAGCAAATCCGAAAGTATTATACATAATGTACCGGGTATCGAAGATGTAGGTATAATGATAAAATTACTTAAAGACCTTGGATGTAAGGTGATAAAAGAAGGAAACACCATATCGGTAAATTCCGAGGATTTAAATAAGACGAGCCTTAATGAAGGCTTACTCAGAAAAATGCGATCTTCCATCATGTTGATGGGGGCGGTTCTTTCTCTTAATAAGGAATGCAGTTTTTCTATGCCCGGCGGGTGTGATATCGGACTCAGACCGATAGACATGCATATCAAAGCATTAAAAGAGCTGGGCTGTGAAATGAGTGAAGAAAATGGTATCATAACTCTTAAAGGGGAACATTTAAAGGGAAAGAATATCCAGCTTGATTTTCCCAGTGTAGGTGTTACGGAAAATATTATGCTTGCTTCCGTATTGGCAGAGGGTGTGACCTCTATAGGTAATCCCGCAAAGGAACCGGAAATAATCGACCTTCAAAATTTCCTTAATTCCATGGGGGCGAGAGTATACGGAGCCGGTACAAATACCGTTTATATCGAAGGGGTCAAAGAGCTTCACAGCTGTGAATATACCGTCATGAGCGACAGGATAGCATGCGGGACATTTATGTGTCTTGCGAATATGACGGGCAGCAGTATATATTTAAAAGACGCAAAAGTAGATACGATGAAAGCCGTCTACTATAAATTGATGGAAAGCGGTGCCAGGTTCAAGATATACAGCGACGGGATATTGATAAAGGGCGCCGATAAGATAAAAGCCATAGATTCTCTTATTACACTTCCTTATCCCGGATTTCCCACGGATATGCAGTCTCAGTTCGGTGCGATGCTCTCTCTTGCAGAGGGAGTAAGTATAATAAACGAAACCATATTTGAAAACAGGTTCAAATATACATGCGAGCTTACCAGAATGGGTGCAAACATGAATGTAAACGGGACTACCCTCGTTATAAACGGAGTAGATAAGTTAAGCGGTGCAAATATGTACGCCGAGGATTTAAGAGGCGGCGCCAGTCTTGTGATAGCCGCACTTGCCGCAGAGGGCAAAAGTAATATTTACGATATATATCATATCGACAGAGGATATGAAAATTTAGAAAAGACTTTAAGAGGACTTGGAGCAAAAATAGACAGAAATCAGTAA
- the murG gene encoding undecaprenyldiphospho-muramoylpentapeptide beta-N-acetylglucosaminyltransferase codes for MKILIAGGGTGGHIYPAVAIANQIKYEHPDAEIMFGGRMDCMEADIVPKAGYKLSSIRIYGFERYYSKLQKAGVFIKMFRGFNDARKLVKEFDPDVVIGTGGFVSGPVVLAGALKGKPTLIHEQNATPGFTTKTLSKWANVVCSSFENTKEFVKYPDRVVHTGNPVRREFGLYNREIARKTLEVDKNRRVIVCFGGSLGAKNLNDSMLYLIDKYKNRDDVYIYHVTGKAGYDEFMENASNQGINFGEIHNVEIKDYVYDMPLLLNAADLVIARSGAGAIAEITYVGLAGIYIPYPLAADDHQRKNAEEVEKAGAGIMILDKDLSAVKLAGEVDKILDNEELLKQMSYRAKLLSNRNSAEMIVDEIEKLL; via the coding sequence ATGAAAATTTTAATCGCCGGCGGCGGTACCGGAGGTCATATATATCCGGCCGTTGCAATTGCAAATCAAATAAAATACGAACATCCCGACGCTGAAATAATGTTCGGCGGAAGAATGGACTGCATGGAAGCGGATATAGTTCCAAAAGCGGGGTATAAACTGAGCAGTATACGAATTTACGGTTTTGAAAGATATTATTCCAAACTTCAAAAGGCGGGAGTTTTCATTAAGATGTTTCGCGGATTTAACGACGCCAGAAAGCTTGTTAAAGAATTTGACCCCGATGTCGTTATCGGTACGGGAGGTTTCGTAAGCGGTCCCGTAGTCCTTGCGGGAGCTTTAAAGGGTAAGCCTACTCTTATCCATGAGCAGAACGCAACACCCGGGTTTACCACAAAGACACTTTCAAAATGGGCAAATGTGGTTTGTTCGAGCTTTGAAAACACCAAGGAATTCGTGAAATATCCCGACAGAGTGGTTCATACCGGTAACCCCGTAAGAAGAGAGTTCGGGCTTTATAACCGTGAAATTGCCAGAAAGACGCTGGAAGTGGATAAAAACAGAAGAGTGATAGTCTGTTTCGGAGGAAGTCTGGGAGCAAAAAACTTAAACGACTCTATGCTTTATTTGATAGATAAATATAAAAACAGAGATGACGTTTATATTTATCACGTAACGGGAAAAGCCGGATATGACGAGTTTATGGAAAATGCAAGTAATCAGGGTATAAACTTCGGAGAGATACATAATGTGGAGATAAAAGACTATGTATACGATATGCCTTTGCTTTTAAATGCCGCAGACCTTGTTATTGCAAGGAGCGGTGCGGGAGCTATTGCGGAAATCACATACGTCGGACTTGCCGGTATCTATATCCCTTATCCTCTTGCAGCCGATGACCACCAAAGGAAGAATGCCGAGGAAGTCGAAAAGGCGGGAGCGGGGATAATGATTTTGGATAAAGATTTGAGTGCTGTCAAGCTCGCGGGAGAGGTGGACAAGATACTTGATAATGAAGAGCTTTTAAAGCAGATGAGCTATAGAGCAAAACTCCTTTCCAACCGCAACAGCGCGGAGATGATAGTTGATGAAATCGAAAAGCTCCTATAA
- the ftsW gene encoding putative lipid II flippase FtsW — MNEGRKRKRTMDYWLLLTIMGLTIFGIVSIFSASMYNSGISGSPFSYFTKQLIFAIIGTILMITISNIDYRKTKQFAPIVMIGVIIMLVLVLFIGTNVNGAKRWIRIGSLGTIQPSEFTKIALILFLAYYIERKKELIRSFRYGILPVIGLALIVCGLIALEPNLSTATIIGALIVGMLIIGGMNLKYFIPVVIAGVGGIVFMIISTPWRLTRMLTFLDPWADIKGAGWQICQSLMALGSGGLLGRGFGQGKAKLLFMPEPQNDFIFAHIGEEMGLIFGIILIAVYLFLIWRCVIIALNAPDSFSMLFCGGMAGLLGLQVFINIGVATALIPVTGMPLPFVSAGASSLISLMCGMGVVLNISKHCNI, encoded by the coding sequence ATGAACGAAGGAAGAAAAAGAAAAAGGACAATGGATTACTGGCTGCTCCTTACTATAATGGGGCTGACCATATTCGGGATAGTATCTATTTTTTCTGCCAGTATGTATAACTCGGGAATAAGCGGAAGTCCTTTTTCCTATTTTACCAAACAGCTTATTTTTGCTATCATCGGAACTATTTTGATGATAACTATTTCAAATATAGACTATCGTAAAACAAAGCAGTTTGCTCCCATTGTAATGATAGGAGTTATAATAATGCTTGTCCTTGTTTTATTCATAGGTACTAATGTAAACGGAGCGAAAAGGTGGATAAGGATAGGAAGTCTCGGAACGATACAGCCCAGTGAGTTTACAAAAATAGCTCTTATCCTTTTCCTTGCTTATTACATCGAAAGGAAAAAAGAGCTTATAAGGAGTTTCCGTTACGGTATATTGCCTGTCATAGGTCTTGCACTTATAGTATGCGGACTTATTGCTTTGGAGCCTAATCTTTCTACCGCGACTATCATAGGTGCACTTATAGTAGGTATGCTCATAATCGGAGGTATGAACCTAAAATATTTCATACCCGTCGTAATAGCGGGTGTGGGAGGGATAGTATTCATGATAATAAGTACCCCGTGGAGACTTACGAGAATGCTTACTTTCCTTGACCCTTGGGCTGATATAAAAGGTGCAGGCTGGCAGATCTGTCAGTCGCTTATGGCACTGGGTTCGGGAGGACTTTTAGGACGAGGTTTCGGTCAGGGGAAAGCAAAGCTGTTATTCATGCCCGAACCTCAGAATGACTTTATATTTGCTCATATCGGTGAAGAAATGGGACTTATTTTCGGGATAATACTCATTGCTGTTTACTTATTCCTTATTTGGAGATGTGTTATTATCGCTCTCAATGCGCCTGACAGCTTTTCCATGCTGTTCTGCGGAGGAATGGCGGGACTTCTCGGATTACAGGTATTTATAAATATAGGTGTTGCGACGGCACTTATACCCGTAACCGGTATGCCTCTTCCATTCGTCAGTGCGGGAGCTTCCTCCCTTATATCTCTGATGTGCGGTATGGGGGTAGTGCTCAATATATCCAAACATTGTAATATTTGA
- the murD gene encoding UDP-N-acetylmuramoyl-L-alanine--D-glutamate ligase has translation MDLKDGIYMVVGGGRSGVSTAKFLSGKNKKVYLTDTKEYEDIVPLGFGIDTIKDDKNITFILGRQPKEEEIKECEMMIVSPSVPPKAFPIVTAKKNDIPLYSEFEFANSFCKGYEIAITGTNGKTTTTTLVGEIFKNAGYDTYVNGNIGNSFINDAEKGDDNSVYALEVSSYQLELNDKFKPDIAIMTNITPDHLERHSTFEEYVRVKGNVFVNQDENDYLIVNKEDKILTGLSENAKSKVLTFTVKEDKNANAYLKDENIIIDFKGEVYPLIDINELKLYGLHNVMNVMAASLAAVVKGVEKETLINTLKNFKSVEHRIEYVDTVDGIEYINDSKGTNVDATVTAMKAMKKKTVLMLGGYDKMTPFDELVKSINDNIKCIVLYGAVQNKIKDTLDKYDYKNYHMVQGGFDEVCIKATSLADKGECVLLSPATSSFDMFDDYEQRGRAFKSYVKNLKG, from the coding sequence ATGGATTTAAAAGACGGCATATATATGGTTGTGGGCGGCGGCAGGAGCGGCGTTTCAACAGCTAAATTTTTAAGCGGTAAAAATAAAAAAGTATACCTTACGGACACAAAGGAATATGAAGATATAGTTCCTTTGGGATTTGGGATAGATACAATAAAAGATGATAAAAACATAACATTCATACTCGGCAGACAGCCTAAGGAAGAAGAAATAAAAGAATGTGAAATGATGATAGTTTCACCTTCGGTTCCTCCTAAGGCTTTTCCTATAGTTACGGCTAAAAAGAATGACATACCCTTATATTCGGAATTTGAATTTGCGAATTCTTTCTGCAAAGGATACGAAATAGCTATAACGGGGACCAACGGAAAAACCACGACCACGACTTTGGTCGGAGAGATTTTCAAAAACGCCGGATATGATACTTATGTAAACGGGAATATCGGAAATTCATTCATAAACGACGCAGAAAAGGGTGATGATAACAGCGTATATGCTTTGGAAGTAAGCTCTTATCAGCTTGAGCTCAACGATAAATTTAAACCCGATATCGCTATTATGACGAACATCACTCCCGACCACCTTGAAAGACACTCTACATTTGAAGAGTATGTAAGGGTAAAAGGGAATGTATTCGTAAATCAGGATGAAAATGATTATCTCATAGTAAATAAAGAAGATAAGATACTTACGGGGCTAAGCGAAAATGCAAAAAGCAAAGTGCTTACATTCACTGTTAAAGAAGATAAAAACGCCAATGCTTATTTAAAAGATGAAAATATAATCATTGATTTTAAAGGGGAAGTATATCCTTTGATCGATATAAACGAGCTGAAGCTTTACGGACTTCACAATGTGATGAACGTTATGGCGGCTTCTTTGGCGGCGGTAGTAAAAGGTGTTGAAAAAGAAACCCTTATTAACACTCTTAAAAATTTTAAGAGTGTTGAACACAGAATCGAGTATGTTGATACCGTTGACGGCATAGAATATATAAATGACTCAAAAGGTACGAACGTAGACGCTACCGTGACCGCTATGAAAGCGATGAAGAAGAAGACTGTACTTATGCTGGGCGGATATGATAAAATGACACCTTTCGACGAATTAGTCAAAAGTATTAATGATAATATTAAATGTATTGTTTTGTACGGAGCAGTACAAAATAAGATAAAAGATACTTTGGATAAATATGATTATAAAAATTATCATATGGTACAAGGCGGATTTGACGAAGTTTGCATAAAAGCTACATCGCTTGCGGATAAAGGAGAGTGTGTACTCCTTTCTCCCGCGACTTCAAGCTTTGACATGTTTGACGACTACGAACAAAGGGGAAGAGCGTTTAAGTCATACGTAAAAAATTTGAAAGGATAA